In Trichocoleus desertorum ATA4-8-CV12, a single genomic region encodes these proteins:
- a CDS encoding cupredoxin domain-containing protein yields the protein MLNPTAIMGAIASLSILLGTPAGGGIAQVPHAETQHSATSPTAQFRRIAQPLWLKGAVTVGGLSLVGLELWWFLLSKPKARQAAIQAGVQEVTVTVDGGYEPSQIVVQVGQPVRLNFDRKDPSSCLEEVRLPDFHIAQALPLNRTTAIEFTPNKPGRYEFTCGMNMFRGVIEVHS from the coding sequence ATGTTGAACCCCACAGCAATCATGGGCGCGATCGCGAGTTTAAGTATTCTATTAGGCACGCCTGCGGGTGGAGGGATAGCCCAAGTGCCTCATGCAGAAACCCAGCATTCTGCCACCTCACCCACCGCCCAGTTTCGTCGCATTGCCCAACCCTTGTGGCTGAAAGGAGCCGTTACGGTTGGTGGCCTCAGCTTAGTGGGCTTGGAGTTGTGGTGGTTTTTGCTCAGCAAACCTAAAGCTCGCCAAGCCGCTATCCAAGCAGGTGTGCAAGAAGTCACCGTGACCGTAGATGGGGGCTATGAACCGAGCCAGATTGTGGTGCAAGTAGGACAACCTGTACGGCTCAACTTCGATCGCAAAGATCCGAGTAGTTGCCTAGAAGAAGTGCGATTGCCTGACTTCCACATTGCTCAAGCATTGCCGCTGAATCGCACCACTGCGATCGAATTCACACCCAATAAACCCGGTCGATATGAGTTTACCTGCGGCATGAATATGTTTCGAGGCGTAATTGAAGTCCATTCGTGA